Genomic DNA from Phyllostomus discolor isolate MPI-MPIP mPhyDis1 chromosome 12, mPhyDis1.pri.v3, whole genome shotgun sequence:
aacaatgaatggatgtttctcttttcctatctctaaaagtaataagtaataaaatttaaaaatacatccatTTGTAAAAAGTAAAGTCTATTACCCCAACAATTTATCTGTTCCCTCTCTAAAGgaattcaaatgttggaacttctgtaatatgcaaaaataaaataaataggtgtGCAGGTGGGCTTGGCGAGTTCAAGAGCACAGGATATGGGGGACAAGCCCGAATTTGGGGAAGCTCACTATGCTTGATGGGGTCCTGGGGAACAGCTTGAACTTGACATGACCTTTAAGCATTTGGGAGCACAAGTGGTTTGGGAGCTTTCTAACTCCAGCAAAACCAGCAACTTCCTGGAGTTGCTTTATATTCACTCACACGTGAGTCCTGTCACTTAGTTCCTGAATGTGTCCACCCACTTCACGCatttacaatatatacatactGAAGCctgtgctgtgtggccttggaggAACATCCATTTGTTTTAGttataaaggagagagaaagagagagaaacatcgaagtgtggttgcctctcacgcgccccctactgggcacctgggaCCTGCCCGCAAGGggggcatatgtcctgactgggaatcgaaccttcgacactttggtttacaggccgcactcaatccactgagccacactagccaggagtGTGTTAccccacttattgatgcatttagTTGGCTGATCCTTATATGTGCCTTGACCCAGGATCCAACCCGCAACCTTGGAGAACAGGGAGGGACGACACTAACAGACTGAGCGACTTGCGACTCAGGGTAGTTTCTTGCACCTATTCTGGTGTTTCTTCCGCTAGTTCGTTTTTTAGATTTCAGCTCTTCCGGCAGCCTCCCAGGTCCCGCCTATTTCCGGTTTCCCTACTGCCGTCTCATTGGCTCAGCGTTCTCACAGACTGGCCTCAGAAATTTCAACCAATGGAAACCGGTCAGAAACTACCGTCTTAGCCAATGGTACCTGGGTGCGAACAGTAAAAGGCCTCCAGTCCAGCATCGCCTCGCCATTTCCCGAGCCGTCGGTGAGTCGCCCAAGGGCCTACTGGCCGCGTTCCGACGACGCGTATTGGGACTGGAAGAGTCTCAACCAGTGTTTTGTGTTCCCTCCTGTGGTCCCTTTTCGAGATCAGCCGGACCTTCACACCCTGCTCCGCAGGGCTCGAGGGGGCATCATCGCGCCATCGTTTCTTCTCATGAGTGTCCCACAGCCTATGGTGAAGTTGGGCGATGCTCAGCCCGCAGGTGATAGGGAGAAGAACCAGGACCAGAAAAAGGGTTGAAAGGAACTGCCCGTGGTCggttgtgggggggtggggtgcgcAGTAAAGGAAGCGTTGACAGCTCTCTCTTTCAGCAGCTGCACAGTGTCCAACGCTGCCCAGCGTGCCCGCCGCGTGAGTGCCTTTGGCTTTGTATCTGCaagaggaaggaaagtgggacgGAGGGATGAAAACTGAGTGTGCCTCTGAAGTGTTGACTCATGGGACTGAGAGCTGCTGCTCAAACCCCTGGCAGGGCCCTGGAGAAGCgaaaggggctgagggagggtgcATGGAAGAGGATGGCGAGCCCTCGAGGTCCGCTGAACTCCCAAACTGAGGCTTTTGTTTCCACTCCTGTTAGCCGGAGCCTCACCATTGATGATTTTGACATCGGGCGTCCTCTGGGCAAGGGAAAATTTGGGAATGTGTACCTGGCTCGGCTCAAGGAAAGCCATTTCATTGTGGCTCTGAAAGTCCTCTTCAAGTCCCAGCTCGAGAAGGAGGGAATGGAACACCAGCTGCGCAGAGAAATCGAAATTCAGGCACATCTACAGTAAGGAATGTTTAGGCATGATAGTTCCACTCTGGTTCTTACCCTTGTTCTTCTGTgtcgtctttttttttaattgattttttttttgagagagagaaacgaCGATTTGTTGTTACGcgtatttgtgcattcattggttgcttttttcccctctctctcttttaaatcctcaaccaaggatatgttcactagttttagaaacaggaagggagagagaaacatctatccactgcctcccatatgtggcccaaccagggattgaactggcaaccttttggcaTTGATAACACTctgtctaaccaactgagccacctggccagagcacttcttttgtctttttaatgttttaattgattggagagagagaaacatcgatttgttgttccacttatttatgcattaattggtcgattcttgtatgtgccctgaccaaaccTGTAATCTTGGTATATCTGGGggactctctaaccaactgagctacccggccagggcattCTGTGTCCCCTATTATCTCTGACATCTGAACCCAGCTTTTCCCCCCAAACTATCCCCAAATAGGCCCTTGCTTTCACCTGGAAGATTTTTTCTCAGCAATTCATTACAATTACACCATATATTGGCTCCGTGTGTCATGCACCTAATGCCCATTCCCTGTTCTCCCCTCATGCTCTCCCAGATCAGGCTATTATTCAGGGCCCAGTACATTTTGCTTCTTGTGTGACCAATCACTTGTGACAGCATCATGAGTTTGGCCTCAGGGAGAAGTCTGACTCTTTCGGCGTCTCTCCTCCAGACACCCCAATATCCTACGCCTATATAACTACTTCCATGATGCACGTCGTGTGTACCTGATTCTGGAATACGCTCCAAGGGGTGAGCTCTACAAGGAACTTCAAAAGAGCCACACTTTAGATGAGCGCCGTACAGCCACGGTGAGGTGGGGGTCATGGGGGCTTTGGGGTCCATGAATTTACTTTGGGCTGGTGAACGGAGGGTCACTGCTTGTGGCTGTCATGAATGTCCagattttggttttttatttactGCTGAATTGTATTCTATAAATTTTGCATAATGACATGTAGCCTACAGTTTCACATTTGGATATCCAAATTATCCCAGAATATGAACAAGTTGTGTGTATAAGTTTAGATTTTTTGGTTGTAAGCAACAGAATCTAACTCACTACCTTATGTGGTGAAACACTGGTAGGCTGGCTATAAGGGAGTTTGCTGTATTAGTGAGTGGAACCTGGCTTAGAAGTAGGAAAcaagagactttttttaaagattgtatttatttttttagaggggatgggagggaggaagagggagagaaacatcaatgtgtggttgcctctcatgcaccccctactggtgacctggcctgcaaccctttggttcacagcccatgctcaatctactgagctacaccagccagggccagactctttttctttccttcttttgttaaaaatagtttttaaagattttatttatttattttgagaagggaaggtatggagaaagagagggagagaaacagtgattggttgcctctcgcattcTCGAAAGcgggacctgacccacaatccaggcgtgtgccctgaccaggaatcaaacctgctaccttTTGGCTTGCAAGACAACGCCCAATCCACTTAGCCACCTGTCAGGACcagacttctttttctttgctcaCACAGATAATGGAGGAGTTGGCAGATGCCCTGACCTACTGCCACGAGAATAAGGTGATTCACAGGGATATTAAGCCAGAGAACCTGCTGCTGGGGTTCAGGGGTGAAGTGAAGATCGCAGACTTTGGGTGGTCTGTGCACACCCCCTCACTGAGGTAAGTCAAGGTGGTTGGGGGGTGGGACCTGGGTACTAGTTAGGAATGCCCTGACTAgtatggctcatttggttggctcaaagcaaaaggttaccatTCAATTCCTGGTAatggcatgtgcctgggttgcaggttcaatccttcatcagggtgcatgtgagaaacaaccaatcaatgtttctcttttgcattgaCGTTTCtgtcccactctttctccctctttctaaaataagtaaCTTTTTTGAAGGGATGGTCCAGTTTAATACATTTTGCATGTAAGACCCAGATACATACTTGGGTTTGTGTTTGAATGCAGGCATGCACCACATTACAATGTTTTCTTTGGTCAGTGATGGACTGCATATACAATGggggtcccataagattataatggagctaaaaattcctattgcctaaTGACATGATATCGCTGACATACTCACATGTTCATGGTGATGCTGATGTAAACAAACCCACTGCATTGCCAGTTGTATAAAAGTATCATACATACAATTATATGTAGTATATCATGATTGATAATGATAGTACTGTAAATGACTGTGTTACTGGGTTGTGTAATTGTTATACTATACTGCTGCAATTCTGGAAGGATTACAACATCTATAACTGCAACAAGAACCTTGCTTGGGCTTGGGATGATGTCACCAAGGAGTGTATAAGCAGCATCTGGAAGCAGACACTCAAGAGGCTTGTCCAGGACTTGAAAGGATTTGCCAACATGAGGAGTTTGCAAAAATCAGTAGGGCTGTGATTGAGATGGCAAACAACTTTAAACTGGGTGTGGATGAGGACCATATTGAGGAGCTTGTGGACATGGTTCCTGAGGAACTGACTAATGAGGAGTTGTTGGAACTGGAAGAGGAATGCATAGCTgaagaaaaggcaagagaaaaggaaactgtagAAGAAGAACCCTCAAGAAAATTTATAGAGAAGTACTGAGCAGATGCTTTTGTACACCTCAATAAGCtccttaaaaagtttgaaaacagatCCCAATAGAACATTCATGATGCATTATCTGCTTAAAAGCAAATCtatgatgaaaaaaaaaggggggggacaAGTAAACCACAGTGCAATGtatttctgaaaagagtgacCTTGGCAGAGGTCACTCTTTTCAATCATGATAGTAATAAGAACCATGGCAGGTCCTTCAGGGAGTATTTCAGAAGAGGGCATTGTTATCACAAGAGGTGACAGTTCCATTTGTGTTATTGCAACTGAAGACCTTGTGGTGTGACAAGATGTGGCGGTGGAAGACAGTGACAGTGCTGATCCCGGCCCTGTCTAGGCCTaggctgatgtgtgtgtgtctcttaattgtttttttttaagattttatttcttttatatttagagagaggggaagggaaggagaaagagagggcgagaaacatcaatgtgtggttgcctcttgcataccccctactggggacctggcccacaacccagacatgcgccctgactgggaatcaaccagtgaccctttgcttcgtagcccacactcaatccactgagctacaccagccagggcttgtctcttggtttttaacaaaaaattttaaaaaagagaaaaactttaaatagaaaaaaaagtatagagtgaagatataaagaaagaaaatatttttgtgcagctatacaatgtgtttgtgttttaagctAAGTTATTACAAGAGagtcaaaaagttttaaaaaataataaagtaaagcCCTGGTCattgtggctcagctggttggagtgttgtcccgtagaccagagggttgtgggttccattcctggtcagggcatatacccaggttgtgtgtttgatccccatttggggcacatatgagaaggcaaccaatcatttttttctcacactgatttctatctctctctccctctccccccacccctcagtgccccatctccctctcccttcttctctctgaaagcaatgaaaaaatgtccttgggtgagggagaccattttttttaagtttataaggTAAAAAAGTTACAGTAACCTCAGATTAATTTActattgaataaaaattttttaaaaataaatttaatgtagcCTAAGTGTACAGTATTTTAATGTAGGCtacaatataattttactttttacttcagAGTCACAGAGGTGACATCCATATGATAATAATTAAGCCTACTCTACATTTTCAAGTTCTCAATCCAAACATACAGATTAGGGCAGGTCATTCATAGAAGGACCAGGTTCCTCATTAAAAAGACAAAGTACATTTGATAGGGAGCTGGGCATCGCCCTACTCACACATCAGCAGAATTATGGCAGACAAAAGgcaattctttttccttttttaaaatatcaggggAACAATAGAAGGTTGGCTGACTGGTGAGTGGTCCTCTAAgcataaagtatttataaaatcaaTGTTCGTGTACAGTAATATCCTAGGCTTTCACATTCCCTCACCAGTGACTCACTGATTCACCCAGAGCAACTTACAGTCCTACCAACTCCATTCATGGTAAGTGTCCCATAGAGTGcaccattttatcttttatactgtatttctactgtaccttttctatgGATGCACAAATACcattgtgttacaattgcctacagtattcagtataTGAAGATGCTGTACAGGCTcatagcctaggagcaataggctatatCATGCAGCCCATGTTTGTAGTAGGCTAGACTATCTAGGTGTGTGTAAGTGCCTCCATTATGTTCCCACGATGATGCCATcacctaatgatgcatttctcagataCATCTCTCCCTATCATTAAGTGGCACATAGCTCTACTGCCTTTTTCAAATGTGTATATTATGTATTTGGAGACAAAGAATGTGGTTTAaccatatctttaaaaaagaaatctctgttGACATATAACTATACCAGTAAGTTTCCACATAAATAACTAACCATTGCTCCATAATTTCAGGaagtttactgaa
This window encodes:
- the AURKC gene encoding aurora kinase C isoform X2, whose amino-acid sequence is MSVPQPMVKLGDAQPAAAAQCPTLPSVPAARSLTIDDFDIGRPLGKGKFGNVYLARLKESHFIVALKVLFKSQLEKEGMEHQLRREIEIQAHLQHPNILRLYNYFHDARRVYLILEYAPRGELYKELQKSHTLDERRTATIMEELADALTYCHENKVIHRDIKPENLLLGFRGEVKIADFGWSVHTPSLRRKTVCGTLDYLPPEMIEQKTYSEKVDLWCIGVLCYELLVGNPPFESTSYSETYRRILKVDFRIPSSIPLGAQDLISKLLRYQPSERLPLAQILQHPWVRAHSRRVMPPSAQMAS
- the AURKC gene encoding aurora kinase C isoform X1 is translated as MSVPQPMVKLGDAQPAAAQCPTLPSVPAARSLTIDDFDIGRPLGKGKFGNVYLARLKESHFIVALKVLFKSQLEKEGMEHQLRREIEIQAHLQHPNILRLYNYFHDARRVYLILEYAPRGELYKELQKSHTLDERRTATIMEELADALTYCHENKVIHRDIKPENLLLGFRGEVKIADFGWSVHTPSLRRKTVCGTLDYLPPEMIEQKTYSEKVDLWCIGVLCYELLVGNPPFESTSYSETYRRILKVDFRIPSSIPLGAQDLISKLLRYQPSERLPLAQILQHPWVRAHSRRVMPPSAQMAS